Proteins encoded by one window of Aspergillus chevalieri M1 DNA, chromosome 6, nearly complete sequence:
- a CDS encoding uncharacterized protein (COG:S;~EggNog:ENOG410PXIY;~InterPro:IPR002110,IPR020683,IPR036770;~PFAM:PF12796,PF00023,PF13637,PF13606;~TransMembrane:1 (o692-714i);~go_function: GO:0005515 - protein binding [Evidence IEA]) has protein sequence MTLLMLSNELVLEIAGYLKYESDINVLMQVSGRLYYVLSPYLYRHNARYSEGSALVWAIQNNVAPAAQKAIEGGALGSLPKWYGPIYSETAISSGYNAFVKALESDFAEPEKWIQPILGIDAQGNEDSKYQYQLGKKNPLFLALLQGHDAVAQVMINYLKTPQTQRDGDRGGIQNVSGDTALEKLRLLGITLSKNEIHQLLRGASGRGDLATVKFITKWYSKAIDEASRTSDGQRPPLTMAALSGQVEVLRYLLSFGVDPNLGCASTKETPLYFAAFFGNAEIVQILLDYGACDFRESLAEEGDHSLRILGAAGERGHAEAAKLLLEHSNYKSKVPSSFWNYSSILITASTCGFTDMLQFVLDNDPEQYRKTQFGKRQFTCPYYQGSCLFRAVERSHKDIIALLLEYGADPYGTVQQVPFLEAITRGNMDIVELFLEKGIKINHRDKYEFSGRPLYYENTCTLGMAALCHAVRFPAIFRLILDKGVRINARSLVALVLRTEIARSGTKEITNILRGRGYLVETPEECQLYRCNMPIHETSQDGESRLLRIIALTRPFSPYVVQVLQDALTKGDSVTVNYLLERGCHPSLEHIEQDKRATSLELAAQVKDSKAAGATLDVLLHHGADMDALRTIHQPRWIYAYVREDDERHLTSARLLVERGANTDPKTSKWIQNSLTKSVNSDHSHVRTLRYLLQTICASGISLTELSIALAQLEDINKRTLRMDWRITRILENAYWRMKYPVPSP, from the coding sequence ATGACTTTGCTAATGCTGTCCAATGAGCTCGTCTTAGAGATCGCGGGCTATCTCAAATATGAAAGCGACATCAACGTTCTCATGCAAGTCAGCGGCCGGCTATACTACGTCCTAAGCCCGTATCTTTACCGCCACAACGCGCGCTACTCCGAGGGATCTGCTCTTGTGTGggcaattcagaataatgTCGCGCCAGCCGCTCAAAAAGCCATCGAGGGCGGGGCTCTGGGATCTCTTCCAAAATGGTACGGGCCGATATATTCTGAGACAGCTATAAGTTCTGGCTATAACGCTTTTGTGAAGGCGTTGGAAAGCGACTTTGCAGAGCCAGAGAAATGGATTCAGCCAATTCTTGGAATTGATGCCCAAGGAAACGAAGACAGCAAATACCAATATCAACTTGGGAAAAAGAATCCCTTGTTCCTGGCGCTACTTCAAGGCCACGACGCTGTCGCGCAGGTCATGATCAATTACCTGAAGACGCCGCAAACGCAAAGGGATGGTGACAGAGGAGGAATACAGAACGTCTCTGGGGATACGGCCCTAGAAAAGCTGCGTCTACTCGGGATTACTCTGAGTAAGAATGAGATCCATCAGCTGCTCAGAGGGGCATCTGGCAGGGGTGATCTTGCTACGGTGAAATTCATCACAAAGTGGTATTCCAAGGCTATTGATGAAGCGTCACGTACATCTGATGGCCAAAGACCACCATTAACCATGGCAGCATTATCTGGTCAGGTGGAAGTTTTGCGATACCTGCTCAGCTTTGGGGTTGATCCAAACCTCGGATGCGCTTCAACGAAGGAGACACCACTATACTTTGCAGCTTTTTTTGGTAATGCGGAGATTGTTCAAATTCTGCTCGATTATGGGGCTTGCGATTTCCGGGAAAGTCTTGCAGAGGAAGGAGATCACTCACTGAGAATTCTGGGGGCGGCGGGAGAAAGAGGCCATGCTGAGGCGGCAAAGCTTCTGTTGGAACATAGCAACTACAAGAGCAAAGTGCCCAGTAGTTTCTGGAACTACAGCTCTATCTTGATCACAGCATCAACTTGTGGATTCACAGACATGCTTCAATTCGTCCTTGATAACGACCCAGAGCAATACCGTAAGACCCAATTTGGTAAAAGACAGTTCACATGCCCATATTACCAAGGCTCATGTTTGTTCCGGGCTGTCGAAAGAAGTCACAAGGATATTATCGCGTTGTTGTTGGAGTACGGCGCTGATCCATATGGCACTGTGCAACAGGTACCGTTCCTCGAGGCCATCACGAGAGGGAACATGGACATTGTCGAGCTGTTCCTGGAAAAGGGTATCAAGATCAATCATCGGGACAAATATGAATTCTCCGGCCGTCCTTTGTACTATGAAAACACATGTACACTTGGCATGGCTGCCCTGTGCCATGCAGTCCGGTTTCCAGCAATCTTTCGATTGATCCTTGACAAAGGAGTCCGTATCAACGCCAGGTCGCTTGTCGCATTGGTCCTGAGGACAGAGATCGCACGCTCGGGAACTAAGGAAATAACCAATATATTGCGCGGGAGAGGCTACTTAGTTGAAACACCTGAAGAGTGCCAGCTCTACAGGTGCAACATGCCAATTCATGAAACAAGTCAAGATGGTGAATCTCGGCTTTTGCGGATTATTGCGTTGACAAGGCCATTTTCACCGTACGTGGTGCAAGTCTTGCAGGATGCTCTCACTAAAGGCGATTCAGTAACCGTCAATTACCTTCTTGAACGAGGCTGTCATCCGAGCTTGGAACATATTGAACAAGACAAAAGAGCGACAAGCCTGGAACTCGCAGCGCAGGTAAAAGATTCCAAAGCAGCAGGGGCTACACTTGACGTGCTGCTGCACCACGGGGCCGATATGGATGCACTCAGGACAATCCACCAGCCGCGCTGGATATACGCCTACGTcagagaagatgatgaaagACATCTGACTTCTGCCCGGCTCCTTGTTGAGCGAGGCGCCAACACGGATCCAAAGACTAGCAAATGGATCCAGAACTCCCTTACAAAGTCAGTGAATTCCGATCATTCTCATGTGAGAACTCTCCGATATCTACTGCAGACCATCTGTGCGTCGGGGATCTCCTTGACAGAGTTAAGCATCGCCCTGGCGCAGTTGGAAGATATCAATAAGCGAACGCTTCGCATGGACTGGCGCATCACGAGGATTCTGGAAAATGCTTACTGGCGGATGAAATACCCTGTTCCGTCACCGTGA
- the SFC1 gene encoding putative succinate:fumarate antiporter (Acr1) (COG:C;~EggNog:ENOG410PFV9;~InterPro:IPR018108,IPR023395,IPR002067;~PFAM:PF00153;~go_process: GO:0055085 - transmembrane transport [Evidence IEA]), with protein sequence MSAKNAQGGSGKKPTSAAVNLIAGGGAGMMEALVCHPLDTIKVRMQLSRRAKAPGAKPRGFVATGVDIVKKETALGLYKGLGAVLGGIIPKMAIRFTSYESYKQLLADKETGHVTSKSTFLAGLAAGVTEAVAVVNPMEVVKIRLQAQHHSLADPLNAPKYRSAPHALFTVIKEEGFSVLYRGVSLTALRQGTNQAANFTAYSELKALLQRVQPEYSNTQLPSYQTTMIGLLSGAVGPFSNAPIDTIKTRLQRTPGTPGQSAVTRILVIAKDMFKTEGASAFYKGITPRVMRVAPGQAVTFTVYEYLKEKLEKSNWSLVRNTYEE encoded by the exons ATGTCCGCAAAAAACGCACAGGGAGGTTCTGGCAAGAAGCCAACCTCCGCCGCCGTAAACTTGATCG ctggtggtggtgccggtATGATGGAAGCTCTCGTCTGCCATCCTTTAGATACTATCAAGGTCCGCATGCAGCTTTCGCGGCGGGCCAAGGCTCCTGGG GCGAAACCCCGCGGATTCGTCGCTACCGGTGTTGATATCGTGAAGAAGGAGACTGCGCTGGGTCTGTACAAGGGTCTCGGAGCTGTCCTGGGTGGTATCATTCCCAAGATGGCCATCCGGTTTACCTCGTACGAATCGTACAAGCAGCTGCTGGCAGATAAGGAGACCGGTCATGTCACCAGCAAATCCACATTCCTTG CTGGTCTTGCCGCCGGTGTGACGGAAGCCGTGGCCGTCGTCAACCCCATGGAAGTGGTCAAGATCCGTCTGCAAGCCCAACACCACAGTCTTGCCGACCCCCTCAACGCTCCTAAGTACCGCAGCGCCCCACACGCGCTCTTCACCGTCATCAAGGAAGAAGGCTTCAGCGTCCTCTACCGCGGTGTCTCCCTGACCGCCCTCCGACAAGGAACCAACCAGGCCGCCAACTTCACGGCCTACTCTGAACTCAAGGCGCTCCTGCAGCGCGTGCAGCCCGAATACAGCAACACCCAGCTCCCCTCGTACCAGACGACCATGATCGGCCTGCTCTCCGGTGCTGTCGGTCCCTTCTCCAACGCCCCCATTGATACCATCAAGACCCGTCTCCAGCGTACCCCGGGTACGCCCGGGCAGTCTGCTGTGACTCGTATCTTGGTGATTGCCAAGGATATGTTCAAGACGGAGGGTGCTTCTGCGTTCTACAAGGGTATTACCCCTCGTGTGATGCGTGTGGCTCCTGGTCAGGCCGTCACTTTCACCGTGTATGAGTACCTGAAGGAGAAGCTGGAGAAGTCGAATTGGTCGCTTGTGAGGAACACATATGAGGAGTAA
- a CDS encoding cysteine-rich PDZ-binding protein (COG:S;~EggNog:ENOG410PR9T;~InterPro:IPR019367;~PFAM:PF10235), whose amino-acid sequence MVCSKCQKKLKSTELATPGVKRKSEMYYGSPATSGGSKSTLGSTGVSKNKLLSSKAKNPYAAYASSCESCKTKTEQGKKFCQRCAYQKNACPMCGKSLAAKSSKEQPIVQGQKFNLK is encoded by the exons ATGGTCTGCTCGAAATGCCAGAAAAAGCTTAAATCTACCGAACTCGCGACCCCGGGCGTAAAACGCAAGAGCGAAATGTACTACGGCTCGCCCGCGACAAGTGGCGGTTCTAAATCGACCTTGGGGAGTACTGGTGTTTCGAAG AATAAACTGTTGAGCTCGAAGGCGAAGAATCCGTATGCTGCTTATGCATCTTCGTGTGAATCATGCAAGACGAAGACGGAGCAGGGGAAGAAGTTTTGTCAGCGGTGTGCTTATCAGAAGAATG CCTGTCCGATGTGTGGAAAGAGTCTGGCTGCAAAGTCTTCCAAGGAGCAGCCGATTGTCCAAGGGCAAAAGTTCAATCTGAAGTGA
- the TWF1 gene encoding twinfilin (COG:W;~EggNog:ENOG410PK0U;~InterPro:IPR028458,IPR029006,IPR002108;~PFAM:PF00241;~go_function: GO:0003779 - actin binding [Evidence IEA];~go_process: GO:0030837 - negative regulation of actin filament polymerization [Evidence IEA]), producing MQSGISVTPELHDAFTTFTSDSSLFCLPITITSESLTPLPAVPSSSSFNASLSQLSTILKPQTPIYLLLRRDDSSLVALTYIPSNAPVRAKTLFASTRATLVRELGSEKFSTTIFATEEDEIVGENAWKERDAEKSGKTGGNGFSREDLMGDKERELELVRRAEEEARSGTLGRDIGIGGSVSVGGGIPSSMRVQMPADEDAKAALTGLQAGGLVQLVVDVKTETLKLAGSESGVDPNSVQSHISPSSPQYTYYHYPDSDAVIFIYTCPSGSKIKERMLFASSRNNALAIAGEQGLKIAKKIEAFGPDEISGDRLREEVFPPQDEGPKRGFARPKRPGR from the exons ATGCAGTCCGGAATCTCTG TCACCCCCGAACTCCACGACGCCTTCACCACCTTCACCAGCGACTCCTCCCTCTTCTGTCtccccatcaccatcacctcCGAAAGTCTAACGCCTCTCCCTGCAGTcccctcttcatcctcattcAACGCTTCACTCTCGCAGCTCTCTACCATCCTCAAACCCCAAACCCCGATCTACCTActcctccgccgcgatgACAGCTCCCTCGTCGCGCTGACCTACATCCCCTCCAACGCACCCGTCCGCGCAAAGACCCTCTTCGCTTCGACGCGGGCCACGCTCGTCCGTGAATTGGGCAGCGAGAAGTTCTCGACGACCATCTTCGCTACCGAGGAAGATGAAATTGTCGGCGAGAATGCCTGGAAAGAGCGGGATGCGGAGAAGAGTGGGAAGACTGGCGGGAACGGGTTTAGCCGCGAGGATCTGATGGGTGATAAGGAGAGGGAGTTGGAGTTGGTGCGGAGGGCTGAGGAGGAGGCGAGGAGTGGGACGTTGGGGAGGGATATTGGGATTGGGGGGTCTGTGTCTGTGGGAGGTGGCATCCCGAGTAGTATGAGGGTTCAGATGCCTGCGGATGAGGACGCCAAGGCTGCGCTTACGGGGTTGCAGGCTGGCGGTCTTGTGCAGTTG GTGGTTGATGTGAAAACCGAGACGCTCAAGCTGGCCGGTTCGGAATCCGGCGTCGACCCCAATTCTGTCCAGTCTCATATCTCGCCATCTTCGCCTCAGTACACTTATTATCATTACCCTGACTCGGATGCGGTCATCTTCATCTATACCTGTCCGTCCGGTTCGAAGATCAAGGAACGCATGTTGTTTGCCAGTTCCCGTAACAATGCCCTCGCCATTGCTGGCGAACAAGGACTGAAGATCGCTAAAAAG ATCGAGGCGTTCGGTCCCGATGAGATCTCCGGAGATCGACTGCGTGAGGAAGTTTTCCCGCCGCAGGACGAAGGACCGAAGCGCGGGTTCGCCAGACCTAAGAGACCCGGCAGGTAA
- a CDS encoding CAF1 family ribonuclease (COG:L;~EggNog:ENOG410PJ2I;~InterPro:IPR036397,IPR012337,IPR006941;~PFAM:PF04857;~go_function: GO:0003676 - nucleic acid binding [Evidence IEA]): MDVTVQNFPYHLPRILDDLANCCFVSLDFEFSGISYGITSQGTAQGPQSLQDRYSETKSAADKFRILQIGLTICHEDVTTGLYTLKPYNMYLSPAIDHRLEVERNITFQSSAADFLLENNFSMDAYFKNGVKYLSRDEEKEATAKATERRDRPVVRRLKIDVKEQDQESLEFLEAVRKLVDDWLALGNGRDSYLNIPPPTRMNDPKPRGFFPTTLNRFQKRLVHQLIETEYPSLVTVGKPAFIQILEFDEAREKAVREQRMRYQEERMMKQKGFRWIAEALAGSDLSSLDPGCFMGVMANSPARAGLSLKEFANRLKQRLRTHRPVIVGHNLFTDLIYFYRCFFGPLPERVEDFQVAAHEMFPVLMDTKYMATHDCGSINPISSLAEINDSLLKTSTPRMTVHPQHSKYHSRKIDHEAGYDSLLTAQIFIKLSAQLRHGGTSKYLGTALLTQPAESTESTNLRTRFDLLQCEETTNTFSSSIPAATTPQTRKMVDNGELIPRFDAEFWKAYGNRLRVFGTEERMCIIG; encoded by the exons ATGGATGTTACTGTGCAGAACTTTCCATACCATCTCCCCCGGATCCTAGATGACTTGGCGAACTGCTGCTTTGTCTCGTTGGACTTTGAgttctccggtatctcatatGGCATCACGTCGCAAGGAACAGCCCAAGGACCGCAGTCATTGCAGGATCGTTACTCGGAGACCAAGAGTGCAGCTGATAAATTCCGAATTCTACAGATTGGATTGACGATCTGCCATGAGGATGTTACGACTG GATTATACACCCTCAAGCCATATAATATGTATCTCAGCCCGGCAATCGATCACAGATTGGAAGTGGAAAGGAATATCACCTTTCAGAGCAGTG CCGCCGATTTCCTTTTGGAGAACAACTTTAGCATGGATGCATACTTCAAAAATGGAGTAAAGTATCTCTCCCGAgacgaggagaaagaggctACGGCCAAAGCCACGGAACGGCGTGATCGCCCGGTGGTACGTCGTCTCAAAATAGACGTCAAAGAACAGGATCAAGAGTCGCTCGAATTCTTGGAAGCCGTTCGAAAATTAGTTGATGATTGGCTTGCTCTTGGTAAT GGCCGTGATAGTTATTTGAACATTCCACCCCCAACCCGCATGAATGACCCCAAGCCTAGGGGGTTCTTTCCTACGACCCTGAACAGGTTCCAGAAGAGGCTCGTCCACCAACTTATTGAAACAGAATATCCGTCCTTGGTGACAGTCGGCAAGCCTGCATTCATCCAGATCTTGGAGTTCGACGAAGCACGGGAAAAGGCCGTCCGAGAACAGCGGATGAGGTACCAGGAAGAGAGGATGATGAAACAGAAAGGATTCCGGTGGATTGCAGAAGCGCTGGCCGGGAGTGATCTATCAAGCCTGGACCCAGGCTGCTTCATGGGTGTCATGGCGAATTCTCCCGCGAGAGCCGGGTTATCTCTGAAGGAATTTGCGAACAGACTGAAGCAGCGGTTGAGAACCCACCGGCCTGTTATTGTTGGGCACAATCTGTTTACGGATTTGATTTACTTTTATAGATGCTTTTTCGGGCCGTTGCCGGAGCGTGTTGAGGATTTTCAGGTCGCAGCTCATGAGATGTTTCCGGTCTTGATGGACACCAAGTATATGGCCACGCATGACTGTGGATCGATCAACCCGATATCATCTTTGGCAGAGATAAATGACAGTTTGCTGAAGACGTCGACACCCAGGATGA CCGTACACCCTCAACACTCCAAATATCACTCCCGGAAGATTGATCATGAGGCGGGATACGACAGTTTATTGACAGCGCAGATATTCATCAAGCTGTCCGCTCAACTCCGTCATGGAGGGACCTCAAAGTATCTTGGAACAGCCCTGTTGACACAACCGGCAGAGTCCACAGAGTCTACAAACCTGCGCACAAGATTCGATCTTCTCCAATGCGAAGAGACTACAAACACCTTTAGTAGCAGTATCCCAGCAGCCACGACACCCCAGACCCGGAAAATGGTGGACAACGGCGAATTGATCCCCCGATTTGACGCGGAATTCTGGAAAGCGTACGGCAACCGGCTTCGTGTTTTTGGCACCGAAGAACGGATGTGCATCATTGGATAG
- the pex26 gene encoding protein pex26 (COG:S;~EggNog:ENOG410PJ0F;~TransMembrane:1 (o393-410i)), with protein MADDATHLSASQSQLSSSSSSASSLSPSKLCSKTFKKASQLYLTRRLHESLTALEPVLTPSQIPDDSYANGDASTPPIAAAPSTWRIKVWNLYITLLSAIVDLGPEEGRKLFGQKEWKAVSSQVRDGGIWETVVQTGYRGLEGSVDAEVVYNLATLLLNHSPSQALNQQRLETYLSSYGQPNLDVEGHLRNGSEHRIIRPSGGTDTPKDLNARVRIIELFTLHILPRNEEWEYAAEFINLSEVLDEENKEVFLQTLDNLKEEKEQGELRAAALQREKDAELERQMRETERRRAEEERVGQNGHKQTPSEVDYGVEKKNTNRASKGGKGTRSTDRQSTSKTGSSSGRTAFSPPSGSKNLKKPEKSESRAPSRAIGNVLRNLVQYISRMVSGNPLSLARLVLFVLGIVMALSRQDVRERIRRVTGAGWQKVKGTIGMGVKVSYI; from the exons ATGGCCGACGATGCCACCCACCTGTCGGCTTCCCAGTCGCAGCTCTCGTCGTCATCCTCTTCCGCCTCGTCGCTATCCCCGTCGAAGCTCTGCTCCAAAACTTTCAAAAAAGCCTCACAACTGTACCTGACGCGTCGATTACACGAGTCGCTGACGGCGCTCGAACCCGTCCTCACTCCCTCGCAAATCCCAGACGACTCCTATGCGAACGGCGACGCCTCGACACCGCCGATTGCGGCGGCCCCGAGTACCTGGAGGATCAAAGTCTGGAACTTGTACATCACGCTGCTGAGCGCGATTGTTGATTTGGGGCCTGAGGAAGGGAGGAAGTTGTTTGGACAGAAGGAATGGAAGGCTGTCTCGTCGCAGGTGCGTGATGGGGGGATTTGGGAGACTGTTGTGCAGACGGGATACAGGGGTCTTGAGGGATCGGTGGATGCGGAGGTTGTTTATAACTT AGCGACCCTGCTGTTGAACCACTCTCCCTCGCAAGCGCTCAACCAACAGCGTCTCGAAACCTATCTGTCGTCGTACGGCCAGCCGAACCTGGATGTCGAAGGACATCTACGCAATGGCTCCGAGCATCGAATAATCCGACCTAGTGGTGGAACGGACACCCCGAAAGACCTAAACGCCAGGGTGAGAATCATCGAGCTGTTTACTCTACACATCCTTCCCCGGAACGAGGAGTGGGAATATGCAGCGGAGTTTATCAACCTGAGCGAGGTTCTCGATGAGGAAAACAAAGAGGTCTTCCTGCAAACTCTGGACAATCtcaaggaagaaaaggaacaaGGAGAGCTACGCGCAGCAGCACTACAGCGCGAAAAAGATGCCGAGCTGGAGCGACAAATGCGTGAAACCGAACGTCGACGGGCCGAAGAGGAGCGCGTAGGGCAAAACGGTCACAAACAAACCCCTAGCGAAGTAGACTACGGCGTCGAAAAGAAGAACACAAACCGCGCATCCAAAGGAGGCAAAGGAACCCGCTCAACGGACCGACAATCTACCAGCAAAACCGGCAGCTCGTCAGGGCGAACGGCCTTCTCTCCACCATCGGGATCCAAGAACCTCAAGAAACCCGAAAAGTCGGAGTCACGGGCACCGAGCCGTGCCATTGGAAATGTCCTGCGGAACCTGGTGCAGTACATCTCGCGGATGGTATCCGGGAACCCGTTATCACTTGCTCGTCTGGTGTTATTCGTGCTGGGCATTGTAATGGCGCTGAGCAGGCAAGACGTGCGGGAACGCATCCGGCGCGTGACCGGGGCCGGTTGGCAGAAGGTCAAGGGGACTATTGGGATGGGCGTTAAGGTGAGCTATATCTGA
- the MRPL17 gene encoding mitochondrial 54S ribosomal protein mL46 (BUSCO:EOG09263FAK;~COG:J;~EggNog:ENOG410PMZF;~InterPro:IPR000086,IPR015797,IPR040008,IPR021757;~PFAM:PF00293,PF11788;~go_function: GO:0003735 - structural constituent of ribosome [Evidence IEA];~go_function: GO:0016787 - hydrolase activity [Evidence IEA]) — MSSGSNGARRIALALRPSVVDSRVCRSCQQTLVRRDYTSAAATPLESTSSTINASPVHPVVSASHIINAGVLLSRPPQITRDLTPFEKSYFFYQKRLNERLALPFTKYFYFKPGTPADEDWKRRVRERQTPARDIGKYNAYSKDAWNDELLVGSKESEPEHMVEALVKDAEETANATSQDTSKKEEIPRPFPRVTEADTKGDQKSLNRLLQRTLYLLVQHKDGYWKLPSSPVETGEDLRMAAERTLAQSAGVNMNTWMVGYHPVGHHVYNARQPKPDQTGRTILGEKTFFMKGRIMTGQADLNGNVQNLKDFKWVSKDEIPKFVLREYWSNIRDMLAER; from the exons ATGTCTTCGGGATCCAATGGTGCCCGGCGCATAGCGTTGGCTCTGC GGCCCTCTGTGGTCGACTCGAGAGTATGCAGAAGCTGCCAACAGACCCTCGTCCGCCGTGACTACACCTCAGCCGCTGCGACGCCGCTAGAATCCACCTCCTCAACAATCAATGCCTCCCCCGTCCACCCCGTCGTGTCCGCCAGCCACATCATCAATGCCGGAGTCCTCCTCTCCCGCCCGCCCCAGATCACCCGCGATCTGACCCCCTTCGAAAAGTCCTACTTCTTCTACCAAAAGCGCCTGAACGAGCGTCTCGCCCTCCCCTTTACGAAATACTTCTACTTCAAGCCCGGAACCCCCGCCGACGAGGACTGGAAGCGGCGGGTGCGCGAGCGCCAGACCCCCGCACGGGACATTGGCAAGTACAATGCGTACTCGAAAGACGCATGGAACGACGAATTGCTGGTTGGGTCGAAGGAGTCGGAGCCGGAGCATATGGTCGAGGCGCTGGTGAAGGATGCCGAGGAGACGGCCAATGCTACTTCGCAGGATACGAGTAAGAAAGAGGAGATTCCGCGGCCGTTCCCGCGGGTGACGGAGGCGGATACCAAGGGTGATCAGAAGAGTCTGAACCGGTTGTTGCAGAGGACGCTGTATCTGCTTGTGCAGCATAAGGATGGGTACTGGAAGTTGCCTAGTTCTCCTGTGGAGACGGGTGAGGATCTTCGAATG GCCGCTGAACGTACCCTCGCACAATCTGCCGGAGTCAACATGAACACCTGGATGGTTGGCTACCACCCCGTCGGCCACCACGTCTACAACGCCCGACAACCGAAGCCCGACCAGACCGGCCGAACAATCCTTGGTGAAAAGACTTTCTTCATGAAGGGCCGGATCATGACGGGCCAGGCCGATTTGAACGGAAACGTCCAGAACCTCAAAGACTTCAAGTGGGTGTCCAAGGATGAGATCCCGAAGTTCGTGCTGCGGGAATACTGGAGCAACATCAGAGATATGCTGGCCGAACGGTAA
- a CDS encoding uncharacterized protein (COG:S;~EggNog:ENOG410PHFU;~InterPro:IPR036291,IPR005097;~PFAM:PF03435;~TransMembrane:2 (i285-304o358-376i);~go_function: GO:0016491 - oxidoreductase activity [Evidence IEA];~go_process: GO:0055114 - oxidation-reduction process [Evidence IEA]) yields MKKNMAATREYDIVLLGPTGYTGKLCAEHIVQSLPTNLKWALAGRNLSKVEGVAKELKELNPDRVDPAIIAVQLNREELQPLAQKTRLVINCVGPYHLYSTPVVEACASNGTHYVDATGETPWVKSIIEKYHETAKSNGAIVIPSVGIESAPADILTWSAVKTVREKLSCQPREVVSAIEEMKTSGASGGTLNTILTIVESLPASDLMKIADPYTLAASKPPRKIPSEPLLSRMLGIRSVRDLGTLTTCPSGTADVSIIHRSSTLIPEFYGPSFFSRQFLRVRNAFVAAAVHLAFVAGIALILLSPVRKLLKRYIYAPGNGPTKEDSVNDRVEYRAIATADQDVPSPQRVFGKLTYDGSMYFFTGLLMAEAAMTILDNEEKVKKVSRGGIVTPATLGQEFVDRLEKVGCRIETQVFDN; encoded by the exons atgaagaagaacatgGCTGCTACCAGGGAATACGATATTGTGCTTCTGGGCCCTACCGGGTACACCGGTAAGCTCTGTGCGGAGCATATCGTTCAGAGCCTCCCTACCAACCTCAAATGGGCTTTGGCTGGCCGGAACTTGTCCAAGGTCGAGGGTGTCGCAAAGGAGCTGAAGGAGTTGAACCCTGACCGCGTGGATCCTG CGATCATTGCCGTCCAGCTCAACCGCGAGGAACTGCAGCCTCTTGCGCAGAAGACCAGACTCGTTATCAACTGTGTGGGACCTTACCACCTCTATTCGACCCCAGTAGTTGAGGCTTGTGCGTCCAATGGGACTCACTACGTTGATGC TACGGGAGAAACCCCATGGGTGAAGTCTATTATCGAAAAGTATCATGAAACGGCCAAATCGAATGGCGCTATT GTCATCCCGTCTGTTGGAATCGAAAGTGCACCTGCAGATATCTTGACCTGGTCTGCTGTTAAGACTGTCCGTGAGAAGCTCTCTTGCCAGCCCAGAGAAGTGGTCAGCGCTATTGAAGAGATGAA AACATCCGGAGCTAGCGGTGGCACTCTCAACACTATTTTAACCATTGTTGAATCTCTTCCCGCCTCCGATCTGATGAAAATCGCAGACCCCTACACTCTTGCCGCTTCTAAACCACCACGCAAAATCCCCAGCGAACCGCTTCTTTCCAGAATGCTGGGCATACGCTCCGTGCGCGATCTTGGCACGCTCACCACCTGCCCCTCCGGAACAGCAGACGTGAGCATCATCCACCGCAGCAGCACCCTCATACCCGAATTTTACGGACCAAGCTTCTTTTCCCGCCAATTCCTGCGCGTGCGAAACGCATTCGTCGCCGCTGCCGTTCACCTAGCCTTCGTGGCCGGAATTGCCCTTATCCTCCTCTCTCCGGTCCGGAAACTGCTGAAACGCTACATCTACGCCCCCGGAAACGGCCCCACCAAGGAGGACTCTGTCAACGATCGCGTTGAGTACCGCGCCATCGCAACGGCAGACCAAGACGTCCCGTCTCCGCAGCGGGTGTTTGGCAAGTTGACCTACGATGGATCGATGTATTTCTTCACCGGACTTCTCATGGCTGAGGCGGCGATGACAATTTTGGACAATGaggagaaggtgaagaaggtctCTCGTGGTGGTATTGTGACACCGGCTACTCTGGGACAGGAGTTTGTGGATCGGCTGGAGAAGGTGGGATGTCGGATTGAGACGCAGGTTTTTGACAACTGA